A segment of the Hypnocyclicus thermotrophus genome:
GGTGCTAAAAGTTTATCTGAAGGAAAATCATATTTAATAGGTGTAATTTTGCCTATATATAAAGATACTGATATTTTACAAGAAAATTTCTTTTTACAAGAATTTTTATCAGGAATAAATAGATATTTAAGTACAATAAAAAATAAATATGATATAATTTTTACTGGTGTTAATGAAAATAAATTTAATATAAAAAATTGGATTAGAAAAAGAGCAATTGATGGTGTTATATGTTTTGGACTTACAAGTAATTATATTTATGAATACCTTGAGCAATTAAAAATACCGACTGTCATTGTAGATGATCTAAGAGATGCTACAAATGGTTTTTCTAGAGTTTATATTGCTGATAAAAAAGGTGGATATTTAGCTACAAAGTATCTTATTGAAAATGGTCATAAAGATATAGCATTTATAAATACAGGAATTAATCTAAGTAAAGTTGAAAAAAATCGTTTTAATGGATATATTGAGGCATTAAGTGAGTATAATCTAAATTTTTATGAAAGTAATTGTTTTGAATTGAAATATCTTCATTATGATTCTGGAGTTTATATTGCTGATAAAATAAAAGATTTAATAGGGAAACAGTTTACTGCAGCTTTTGTAACTTCTGATATTATTGCTATTGGTCTGATCAATAGATTACAAGAATTAGAAATAAAAATCCCTAATGATTTTTCAGTCGTAGGATTTGATAATATATCTCTTAGTAAATATATATATCCAAAATTAACTACTATTGATCAAAATATCTATAAAAAAGGACAAAGTGCTGCTGAAGAACTTATAAAAATTATTGAATATGATGATATTAAAAAAAATATAGAAATGGATGTATCACTTGTTATAAGAGAAAGTGTTAAAAATGTTAAGGAGTGATTTTTTGTTTATTAAATATAAGTTTTTAAAAATTATAATTTTTTTATTAGTAATAAATTCTATTATTACTTTTAGTGAAGAATTTAAAATAATAAAGAGTAAAGAATTTTTAACTGTTTGGAAAAATGTAGGGGATGTAAGATATGTATCTTCAAAGAAAGATTTTATAATTATATATCATTATGGAAAAATAAGAACGAAAATTTCTTTTATAGATAATAATATTGTTCATGTTCAAATAAGTAATAATAATAAATTTTCAGAAAAAAGTTATGCAGTTATTAATAATAATAAATTTAAAGATTTTATTTATTCAAAAGATAAGGACTATATATATTTATCTACAAATACTCTTACATTAAAAATTTCTAAAAAAAATTTTAATATAGAAATATACAGAGGAGAAAAATTAATTAGTAAAGATATAGAAATAAAATGGAATGGAAATAGATTTTATAACAAAAAACTTATATTAAATAATAGTAAATATTATGGTTTTGGAGAAAAAACAGGTGATTTAGTAAAAAATGGTTTTCAAATGAAAATGTGGAATAATGATAGCTATGATTATGATAAAAATACGGATCCACTCTATATGTCTATTCCATTTTTTATAGAATTTAATAAAGAGTATTGTAATGGAATTTTATTTGATAATACTTATCAAACATATTTTGATATTGGATATACTGAAAAAGATAAATATTATTTTGGAGCTCTTGATGGAGAATTAAATTATTATTTTATTAGTGGAAATAATCCAAAAGAGGTTATTAAAAGTTATACTAATTTAACTGGTAGAATAAATTTGCCACCAAAATGGTTGTTTGGATATCATCAATCTAGATATAGTTATTATCCACAAAAAAAAGTAATAGAATTAGCAAAATCTTTTAG
Coding sequences within it:
- a CDS encoding LacI family DNA-binding transcriptional regulator; this encodes MKKKYTIADVADLAGVSKTTVSNVINNIENKFTEETKIKVLKAIEKLDFNINIGAKSLSEGKSYLIGVILPIYKDTDILQENFFLQEFLSGINRYLSTIKNKYDIIFTGVNENKFNIKNWIRKRAIDGVICFGLTSNYIYEYLEQLKIPTVIVDDLRDATNGFSRVYIADKKGGYLATKYLIENGHKDIAFINTGINLSKVEKNRFNGYIEALSEYNLNFYESNCFELKYLHYDSGVYIADKIKDLIGKQFTAAFVTSDIIAIGLINRLQELEIKIPNDFSVVGFDNISLSKYIYPKLTTIDQNIYKKGQSAAEELIKIIEYDDIKKNIEMDVSLVIRESVKNVKE